CCGAGGCCGCAGGCGGTCCGCCGCTCATGGTGCTGCTCGTGACCGTGACCCTGCTCGTGGCCGCATTTTTCGTGTGGCGGCGGCAGAAGTGGATCTGGCTTCTGGTGGGAACACTGCTGATGGTGATCGGCAGCGCCGTGCCTCTCCCCGTGGATAGCGGCGCCGTCACCAACGCCTTCGAGCTCATTCTGCTCACCTCGATCCTCGCTACGAAGCACGTTCAAGACAGGGCGGAGGCCGCCGCCGCGTAACACGTGGCAGGCCCGAACTGCTCACCATCGACGCACCCGTTCTCGCGACGGTGGTTGACTCCTGCGCGGGGGTATGGTTGATTAGTCGAGTAAGCAACCATTCAACAGCCTGCCGGCCGCGTCAGCGCGGTGGCACCGCACACCGGGAGCGATATGGATGACGCGCGGCCGCTCTTCCTGCAGATCGCGGAACGCGTCGAAGATCAGATCGTCGACGGCTCGCTTCACGAGGGAGCGCGTGCACCCTCGAAGAACGAGCTTGCGGAGTTCTACCGCATCAACCCCGCAACCGCCGCGAAGGGAGTGAACATGCTCGTCGACAGGGGCGTGCTCTACAAGCAGCGCGGCATCGGCATGTTCGTCGCGGATGGGGCGCGCGAGCGGGTGCTCGAAGCCCGTCGCGCCGCTTTCGCCGATGCCTACATCGCTCCTCTCGTGGCCGAGGCCGCCCGCTTGGGTCTCGGCCCCGACGTTCTCGCGCGGCTCATCCTCGAGCACGCGACCCCCGACTCGGCGTCGTCGACAGCGGCGCCCGACTGAAAGGCTCCTCATGGATCCAGTGATCCACGTCCGTGACCTGACGAAACGCTACCGAGACAAGACCGCCCTCGACGGTGTCAGCTTCGACATCGAACGGAATGGCATCTACGGCTTTCTGGGCCGAAACGG
This sequence is a window from Pseudoclavibacter endophyticus. Protein-coding genes within it:
- a CDS encoding GntR family transcriptional regulator encodes the protein MDDARPLFLQIAERVEDQIVDGSLHEGARAPSKNELAEFYRINPATAAKGVNMLVDRGVLYKQRGIGMFVADGARERVLEARRAAFADAYIAPLVAEAARLGLGPDVLARLILEHATPDSASSTAAPD